The following are encoded together in the Primulina tabacum isolate GXHZ01 chromosome 18, ASM2559414v2, whole genome shotgun sequence genome:
- the LOC142533382 gene encoding ACT domain-containing protein ACR4-like: MDDEYEKFIRRMNPPRVVIDNESCKNATVIQVDSANKYGILLEVVQVLIDLNLIITRAYITSDGGWFMDVFNVTDHDGNKITDAEILSYIQKSLGPDSCFATSMRRSVGLTSEMDHTSIELIGSDRPGLLSEVSAVLTHLKCNVVNAEIWTHNTRAAAVMQVTDELTGGAITDLEKLTIVKRLLCNVLKGSNKSREAKTVVSHGGTHTERRLHQMMLADRDYERMGDDSLDDKERPSVNVVNWNDKDYSVVTIRCKDRPKLLFDVLCTLTDMQYIVFHGSVDAEGPEAHQEYCVRHVDGSPLKSDAERQRVIQCLEAAIQRRVSEGLKLELCTTDRVGLLSDVTRIFRENSLTVTRAEVTTRAGKAVNSFYVCDASGYPVDRKIIDSIRQTIGRTILRVKGCPDEINLVPQESPTRFLFGGLFKSRSFCNFGLIKSDS; encoded by the exons ATGGATGATGAATACGAGAAGTTTATTCGGAGAATGAACCCTCCAAG AGTTGTCATTGATAACGAATCGTGCAAAAACGCCACGGTTATTCAG GTGGACAGTGCTAACAAATATGGTATTCTTCTTGAAGTCGTGCAAGTCCTTATTGATCTCAATCTCATTATAACCAGAGCTTATATAACGTCTGATGGCGGATGGTTCATGGATG TTTTCAATGTCACTGATCATGATGGGAACAAGATAACAGATGCTGAGATTCTGAGTTATATTCAAAAG TCACTCGGTCCTGATTCTTGCTTTGCAACCTCTATGAGAAGATCCGTGGGGCTAACATCCGAAATGGACCACACTTCAATCGAGTTAATAGGAAGTGATAGACCGGGGTTACTTTCCGAAGTTAGCGCAGTTCTAACCCACCTCAAGTGCAATGTGGTGAATGCTGAGATCTGGACCCATAACACGCGTGCAGCAGCCGTAATGCAAGTAACTGATGAGTTAACAGGAGGGGCGATTACCGATCTCGAAAAACTAACCATTGTTAAGCGCCTTTTATGCAATGTTCTTAAGGGCAGTAACAAATCTAGAGAAGCTAAAACCGTGGTATCTCATGGAGGGACTCATACCGAAAGAAGGCTTCATCAGATGATGCTTGCTGACAGAGATTATGAGCGAATGGGGGATGATTCTCTGGACGATAAAGAGAGGCCAAGTGTTAATGTTGTCAATTGGAATGACAAGGACTACTCGGTGGTAACGATCCGGTGCAAGGATAGGCCGAAGCTTCTGTTTGATGTTTTGTGTACTTTGACTGATATGCAGTACATCGTTTTCCACGGGAGCGTCGACGCCGAGGGACCAGAAGCTCATCAG GAGTACTGCGTGAGGCATGTCGATGGATCACCGTTGAAATCAGATGCAGAGAGACAAAGGGTGATCCAATGTCTTGAAGCAGCGATACAAAGGAGAGTATCCGAG GGCTTGAAACTAGAACTCTGCACAACCGACAGAGTGGGGCTGTTGTCTGATGTAACACGGATTTTTCGCGAAAATAGCCTAACCGTGACCCGAGCGGAAGTGACAACACGAGCCGGCAAGGCAGTAAACTCATTCTACGTATGCGATGCGTCGGGGTATCCGGTGGACCGAAAGATTATAGATTCCATACGACAAACGATCGGACGAACAATACTTCGAGTAAAAGGCTGTCCCGACGAGATTAATCTAGTCCCTCAAGAATCCCCAACAAGATTTCTGTTTGGAGGGCTCTTCAAATCCAGATCATTTTGTAATTTTGGTTTGATAAAGTCTGATTCTTGA